In Stomoxys calcitrans chromosome 2, idStoCalc2.1, whole genome shotgun sequence, the following proteins share a genomic window:
- the LOC106083103 gene encoding glutathione S-transferase 2-like encodes MDFYYHPLSAPCRAVIMTAKALNIELNKKFLDLLNAGEHLKPQFLQINPQHCVPTLVDGDLKLWESRAIMVYLVEKYGKDDDPLYPKCPKKRALVNQRLYFDMGTLYTAFGAYFYSQIYGKKPADAELLKKVENALEFLNIFLAESKYVAGDTMTLADLSILATAVTMEVASIDLSKFEHVNRWYKELRDTAPAAEENVAGSLGYKKFM; translated from the coding sequence ATGGACTTCTATTACCATCCCCTATCTGCTCCCTGCCGTGCAGTTATAATGACCGCTAAAGCTTTAAACAttgaattgaataaaaaatttctagATCTTCTTAATGCTGGGGAGCACcttaagccccaatttttgcaAATCAATCCCCAACACTGCGTACCCACTTTGGTTGATGGCGATTTGAAATTGTGGGAATCTCGTGCCATTATGGTATATTTGGTGGAGAAATATGGCAAAGATGACGATCCTTTATATCCCAAATGTCCTAAGAAGAGGGCTTTAGTCAATCAACGTCTCTATTTTGATATGGGCACCTTGTATACGGCATTTGGTGCATATTTCTATTCACAAATCTATGGCAAGAAACCTGCCGATGCAGAATTgctgaaaaaagttgaaaatgctttggaatttttaaatattttcttggcGGAATCGAAATATGTTGCTGGTGATACCATGACCTTGGCTGATTTGTCCATTCTGGCCACTGCTGTAACCATGGAAGTTGCTAGTATTGACTTGAGTAAATTTGAACATGTCAATAGGTGGTATAAGGAGCTAAGAGATACTGCACCAGCAGCTGAAGAAAATGTAGCTGGTAGTTTGGGGTATAAGAAATTTAtgtaa
- the LOC106083142 gene encoding glutathione S-transferase 2 yields MDFYYMPLSAPCRAVIMTAEALGIKLNKKFLDLYAAEHLKPEFLKINPQHCVPTLVDGDLKLWESRAIMVYLVEKYGKEDHPLYPKCPKKRAVINQRLYFDMGTLFKPFADWFYGQVYYKKPADPELYKKIEMALDFLNTFLSETRYVAGDNMTLADLAVLASVSTMDVANLDFSKYEHVTRWYKGLKDTAPAAAENWAGCLDYKKIM; encoded by the coding sequence ATGGATTTCTATTATATGCCTCTCTCTGCCCCCTGTCGTGCGGTTATCATGACCGCTGAAGCTTTGGGTATTAAGCTCAATAAAAAATTCCTCGACCTTTATGCTGCAGAACATTTAAAGCCGGAATTTCTAAAAATCAATCCCCAACACTGTGTACCCACATTGGTTGATGGCGATCTCAAGTTATGGGAATCTCGTGCCATTATGGTGTATTTAGTGGAGAAATATGGCAAAGAAGATCATCCGTTATACCCTAAATGCCCTAAGAAGAGAGCCGTAATCAATCAACGGCTCTATTTTGATATGGGCACCTTGTTTAAACCCTTTGCTGATTGGTTCTATGGACAGGTTTACTACAAAAAGCCGGCTGATCCTGAGTTGTATAAGAAAATAGAAATGGCATTGGATTtcttgaatacatttttaagtGAAACAAGATATGTTGCTGGTGACAACATGACCTTAGCTGATTTAGCTGTGTTGGCTAGTGTCAGTACGATGGATGTGGCCAATCTGGATTTCAGCAAATATGAACATGTGACCAGATGGTATAAGGGTCTTAAGGATACGGCACCAGCTGCTGCAGAGAATTGGGCTGGTTGTTTAGATTACAAGAAAATAATGTGA